In Plantibacter sp. PA-3-X8, one DNA window encodes the following:
- a CDS encoding NTP transferase domain-containing protein has translation MTTQVVILAAGMGSRLGRSLPKPLTELSDGRTIMQQQFDNIHHAFGASAKVTIVVGYKLEHIIEAFPDASFVYNEQYDQTNTSKSLMRALAASQAGGVLWMNGDVVFDPAVLDRAAAMIAKDRSFVTVNTSKVSDEEVKYTTSAEGYIKELSKTVVGGLGEAVGINYISSQDKTMLHRYLTKVGDQDYFERGIELAIEREGMLVEPVDISDLYAVEVDFAEDLERANLFV, from the coding sequence GTGACCACCCAGGTAGTGATCCTTGCCGCAGGGATGGGCAGCCGTCTCGGCCGCTCGCTCCCCAAGCCCCTGACCGAGCTCAGCGACGGCCGCACCATCATGCAGCAGCAGTTCGACAACATCCACCACGCGTTCGGAGCGAGCGCCAAGGTGACGATCGTCGTCGGCTACAAGCTCGAGCACATCATCGAGGCCTTCCCCGATGCCTCCTTCGTCTACAACGAGCAGTACGACCAGACCAACACCTCGAAGAGCCTCATGCGCGCCCTCGCGGCGTCTCAGGCCGGCGGCGTGCTCTGGATGAACGGCGACGTCGTCTTCGACCCGGCCGTCCTCGACCGCGCTGCCGCGATGATCGCCAAGGACCGTTCGTTCGTGACCGTCAACACCTCCAAGGTGTCCGACGAAGAGGTCAAGTACACGACGAGCGCCGAGGGCTACATCAAGGAGCTCTCGAAGACCGTCGTCGGCGGGCTCGGAGAGGCCGTGGGCATCAACTACATCTCGTCGCAGGACAAGACGATGCTGCACCGCTACCTGACCAAGGTCGGCGACCAGGACTACTTCGAGCGCGGCATCGAGCTCGCCATCGAGCGCGAAGGCATGCTCGTCGAGCCGGTCGACATCTCCGACCTCTACGCGGTCGAGGTCGACTTCGCCGAGGACCTCGAGCGCGCGAACCTCTTCGTCTGA